Proteins co-encoded in one Luteolibacter sp. Y139 genomic window:
- a CDS encoding ATP-dependent Clp protease ATP-binding subunit has translation MNNFTPRAQQVLALARKEADRFNHSYVGTEHLLLGLIKLGQGVAVNVLERMGLDLESVRMEVEKEVGTGTGQKISGSIPYTPRVKKVLALANKEAKALNHSYVGTEHILLGLLREGEGVAARVLRRMDVDIQRTRNEILAEIDPNFTPDDDDDDSDDEEDESFEDEGQEGGEEPEAEGKTKTPALRAFGRDLTKLARDHELDPVIGRESEIERVIQILCRRTKNNPVLIGEAGVGKTAIVEGLAQEIASGNVPEILRDKKVITLDLALMVAGTKYRGQFEERIKAVMDEIRKVKNVILFIDELHTIVGAGSAEGAMDASNIIKPALSRAELQVVGATTLNEYRKYIEKDAALERRFQQVKVEEPSVEDAIKIMQGLQEKYEAHHKAKFTPAAVEASVKLTSRYLTGRYLPDKAIDVLDEAGARARIGTMTRPPEIKQLEADIEQVNREKIGAIGEQDFEKAASLRDKEKHIKKSLEETLKNWRSKSEETVVEVGDEDIMAVVSKWTGVPLRRMEEKEAEKLLKMESELEGRVIGQDEAVKAISKALRRSRADLKDPRRPIGSFLFLGPTGVGKTYLARNLAEFMFGDPDSLIQIDMSEYMEKFTSSRLIGSPPGYVGYEEGGQLSEAVRRRPYSVVLFDEIEKAHPDVMNLLLQILEEGMVTDSLGRKIDFRNTIIILTSNVGASSIKRQTSLGFGAMSEDGADFEGMKDKILEESKRYFKPEFLNRLDDLVVFHMLEKKDLDQIVDLEIDKLVKRLREKDITIQLEASARDLLVKKGYDPAYGARPMRRAVERYLEDPLAEALLRGDVKPGDTAKVICPEGKEELVFENIGTKAEPDNAGV, from the coding sequence ATGAATAACTTCACTCCCAGAGCCCAACAGGTGCTGGCCCTTGCACGAAAGGAGGCCGACCGCTTTAACCACAGTTACGTGGGTACCGAGCATCTCCTGCTCGGTCTCATCAAGCTGGGTCAGGGTGTCGCGGTCAACGTGCTGGAGCGCATGGGGCTCGACCTTGAGAGCGTCCGCATGGAAGTCGAAAAGGAGGTCGGAACCGGCACCGGCCAGAAGATCTCCGGAAGCATCCCCTACACGCCCCGCGTGAAGAAGGTGCTGGCGCTTGCCAACAAGGAAGCGAAGGCGCTCAACCACAGCTACGTGGGCACCGAGCACATCCTGCTCGGCCTGCTCCGCGAAGGTGAAGGTGTGGCTGCCCGCGTCCTGCGCCGCATGGATGTGGACATCCAGCGCACGCGCAACGAGATCCTTGCCGAGATCGACCCGAACTTCACGCCGGATGACGACGATGATGACTCGGACGACGAGGAAGACGAAAGCTTCGAAGACGAAGGACAGGAAGGTGGCGAAGAGCCGGAAGCCGAGGGCAAGACCAAGACCCCGGCGCTGCGTGCCTTCGGCCGCGACCTGACCAAGCTCGCCCGCGACCATGAGCTCGATCCCGTGATCGGCCGTGAGTCGGAAATCGAGCGCGTCATTCAGATCCTGTGCCGCCGCACGAAGAACAACCCGGTGCTCATCGGTGAAGCCGGCGTTGGCAAGACTGCCATCGTCGAAGGCCTCGCCCAGGAGATCGCTTCGGGCAATGTTCCGGAAATCCTGCGCGACAAGAAGGTGATCACCCTCGACCTCGCGTTGATGGTGGCTGGCACCAAGTACCGCGGCCAATTCGAGGAGCGCATCAAGGCGGTCATGGACGAGATCCGCAAGGTGAAGAACGTGATCCTGTTCATCGACGAGCTGCACACCATCGTGGGTGCTGGCTCGGCCGAAGGAGCGATGGATGCGTCCAACATCATCAAGCCCGCGCTTTCCCGTGCCGAACTGCAGGTGGTGGGTGCGACGACGCTCAACGAGTACCGCAAGTACATCGAGAAGGACGCCGCGCTTGAGCGCCGGTTCCAGCAAGTGAAGGTGGAAGAGCCCTCCGTGGAAGACGCCATCAAGATCATGCAGGGCTTGCAGGAGAAGTACGAGGCGCACCACAAGGCGAAGTTCACGCCGGCAGCCGTCGAGGCCTCGGTGAAGCTCACCTCGCGCTATCTCACCGGCCGCTACCTGCCGGACAAGGCGATCGACGTGCTCGACGAAGCTGGCGCCCGCGCCCGCATCGGCACGATGACGCGCCCGCCGGAAATCAAGCAGCTGGAAGCGGACATCGAACAGGTGAACCGCGAGAAGATCGGTGCGATCGGCGAGCAGGATTTCGAGAAGGCCGCTTCCTTGCGCGACAAGGAGAAGCACATCAAGAAGTCGCTCGAAGAGACGCTGAAGAACTGGCGCTCGAAGTCCGAGGAAACCGTCGTGGAAGTCGGTGACGAGGACATCATGGCCGTGGTCTCGAAGTGGACCGGTGTTCCGCTCCGCCGCATGGAGGAGAAGGAAGCCGAGAAGCTGCTGAAGATGGAGAGCGAGCTGGAAGGTCGCGTGATCGGTCAGGACGAGGCGGTGAAAGCCATCTCGAAGGCCCTGCGCCGCTCGCGTGCGGATCTCAAGGATCCGCGCCGTCCGATCGGTTCGTTCCTATTCCTCGGCCCCACCGGTGTCGGCAAGACCTACCTGGCCCGCAACCTCGCCGAGTTCATGTTCGGCGATCCGGATTCGCTCATCCAGATCGACATGTCCGAGTACATGGAGAAGTTCACCTCCAGCCGCCTGATCGGATCGCCTCCGGGATACGTCGGCTATGAGGAAGGTGGCCAGCTTTCCGAAGCGGTCCGCCGCCGGCCTTACTCCGTGGTGCTCTTCGACGAAATCGAGAAGGCTCACCCAGATGTCATGAACCTGCTGCTCCAGATCCTGGAAGAAGGCATGGTCACGGACTCGCTGGGTCGCAAGATCGACTTCCGCAACACGATCATCATCCTCACCTCGAACGTGGGTGCCTCCAGCATCAAACGCCAGACCTCGCTCGGGTTCGGTGCGATGTCGGAAGACGGTGCCGACTTCGAAGGCATGAAGGACAAGATCCTTGAAGAGTCGAAGCGCTACTTCAAACCGGAGTTCCTCAACCGCCTCGATGACCTCGTGGTCTTCCACATGCTCGAGAAGAAGGATCTCGACCAGATCGTGGACCTCGAAATCGACAAGCTGGTCAAGCGCCTGCGCGAGAAGGACATCACGATCCAACTCGAAGCGAGTGCCCGCGACCTTCTGGTCAAGAAGGGTTACGATCCGGCCTACGGTGCGCGTCCGATGCGCCGTGCGGTGGAGCGCTACCTGGAAGATCCGCTGGCCGAAGCCCTGCTGCGCGGCGACGTGAAGCCTGGCGACACCGCCAAGGTCATCTGCCCCGAAGGCAAGGAAGAGCTGGTGTTCGAGAACATCGGCACGAAGGCCGAGCCGGACAACGCGGGGGTCTGA
- a CDS encoding protein arginine kinase — protein MMRFTTLIKNPADWMTGEGADNAIVLTSRIRLARNLRGESFPGWAKKEERRHALEVMRPAVEGLSVMKDAFSQELDDLTSVQKQVLVERHLISREHAARGEGSAAVIERRQSIALMLNEEDHLRMQAIRPGMSLRGAFESLSAIDDELENALELAFDHELGYLTTCPTNLGTGLRASAMLHLPALVLSDQIGQVLQAVNKIGLAVRGLYGEGTESLGNLFQISNQSTLGESEETILRRLERVISQVATHERNARDKLLEDDPAMVSDKIGRAYGVLRHAWIIDSKEALTHLSLLRLGGDLGFLPQDTVKTCDALLMDIQPAHLQLHSGRKMTPEERDSIRAEIVRGRLQSLEAPDIRSTRKKDESDPDPEIL, from the coding sequence ATGATGCGCTTCACCACGCTGATCAAGAACCCCGCCGACTGGATGACCGGCGAGGGTGCTGACAATGCCATCGTGCTCACGTCCCGCATCCGTCTCGCCCGTAATCTGCGAGGCGAGTCCTTTCCCGGATGGGCGAAGAAGGAGGAGCGGCGCCATGCGCTGGAAGTCATGCGGCCGGCCGTGGAAGGACTGTCGGTCATGAAGGACGCCTTTTCGCAGGAACTCGACGACCTGACCTCGGTGCAGAAGCAGGTGCTGGTGGAGCGTCACCTGATCAGCCGCGAGCACGCCGCCCGTGGGGAAGGCAGTGCGGCCGTGATCGAGCGGCGGCAATCGATCGCCCTGATGTTGAATGAAGAGGATCACCTGCGGATGCAGGCGATCCGGCCGGGGATGTCGCTGCGGGGGGCTTTCGAGTCGCTGTCGGCGATCGACGATGAGTTAGAGAACGCGCTCGAACTGGCCTTCGACCACGAGCTCGGCTACCTGACGACTTGCCCGACGAATCTCGGGACCGGCCTGCGGGCCTCGGCGATGCTGCATCTGCCGGCGCTGGTTTTGAGCGACCAGATCGGCCAGGTGCTGCAGGCGGTGAACAAGATAGGGCTGGCCGTCCGCGGTCTGTATGGCGAGGGGACGGAGTCGCTGGGGAACCTTTTCCAGATCTCCAACCAGTCCACGCTGGGCGAGAGTGAAGAGACAATTTTACGCAGGCTGGAGCGCGTTATTTCCCAAGTTGCGACACATGAGCGCAATGCCCGTGACAAGCTGTTGGAGGATGACCCGGCGATGGTCAGCGATAAGATCGGCCGGGCCTACGGGGTTTTACGGCATGCGTGGATCATTGATTCCAAGGAGGCCCTGACTCATCTTTCCTTGCTACGACTAGGCGGAGACCTCGGTTTTCTGCCCCAGGATACGGTGAAAACCTGCGACGCACTGCTGATGGATATTCAACCGGCACACCTCCAGCTACACAGCGGGCGTAAGATGACGCCAGAGGAGCGAGACTCCATTCGTGCCGAAATTGTACGCGGCCGGTTGCAAAGCCTCGAAGCCCCTGATATTCGTTCTACGAGAAAGAAAGACGAGTCCGACCCAGACCCTGAAATTTTATGA
- a CDS encoding UvrB/UvrC motif-containing protein, with amino-acid sequence MDCDICGKHAKVHLTQLVGGQIKKITLCDDCAKEKGVTDPTGFALAEMLLGKTPGKVVPAAPAVAGSGRKCPTCGFTLEDLRRIRRFGCADCYNTFRDDVNQMLRGMHKGPKHCGKVPAGMMELHERTQRLEELRGKLDQAITSENYEEAAGLRDEIRQIEIRAAAAKQTTDDSLP; translated from the coding sequence ATGGACTGCGACATCTGCGGCAAGCATGCAAAGGTGCACCTCACCCAACTGGTGGGCGGGCAAATCAAGAAAATTACCCTTTGCGACGACTGCGCCAAGGAGAAGGGAGTCACGGACCCGACCGGCTTCGCGCTGGCGGAAATGCTGCTCGGGAAGACGCCTGGGAAGGTGGTTCCGGCGGCTCCGGCGGTGGCGGGGAGCGGGCGGAAGTGCCCGACCTGCGGATTCACGCTGGAGGACCTGCGCCGCATCCGCCGCTTCGGCTGCGCGGATTGCTACAACACTTTCCGCGATGATGTGAACCAGATGCTCCGCGGCATGCACAAGGGGCCGAAGCATTGCGGCAAGGTGCCTGCCGGAATGATGGAGCTCCATGAGCGGACCCAGCGACTGGAGGAACTCCGCGGGAAGCTCGACCAGGCGATCACTTCCGAGAACTACGAGGAAGCCGCCGGCCTGCGCGATGAGATCCGCCAGATCGAGATCCGCGCCGCGGCCGCCAAGCAAACGACTGACGATTCACTGCCATGA
- the ilvE gene encoding branched-chain-amino-acid transaminase translates to MKIWLDGELVDESAAKVSVFDHGLLYGDGVFEGIRFYNRRVFRLEEHIKRLFESARAIVLEIPWTHEEVCKFVVETVAANGLDDGYIRLVVTRGSGGLGLNPYLCKRASMFIIASTISLYPQEHYDNGLSVITCATRRPAPAALMPQVKSLNYLNNIMAKVEAIQANALEAVMLNEQGYVAECTGDNIFILRDGVLYTPLVSDGALDGVTRRVILELADQLGVPKVEKSLTRYDLYIADEFFLTGTAAEVIPVVAYDRRVIGGGKPGEITKRFIAAFKELAGSTGTPID, encoded by the coding sequence ATGAAAATCTGGCTCGACGGCGAATTGGTGGACGAATCGGCAGCGAAGGTGTCCGTGTTTGATCACGGCTTGCTTTACGGCGATGGCGTCTTCGAAGGCATCCGCTTCTACAACCGGCGGGTCTTCCGTCTGGAGGAGCATATCAAGCGTCTCTTCGAATCCGCCCGCGCGATCGTCCTCGAGATTCCGTGGACGCATGAGGAAGTCTGCAAGTTCGTGGTGGAGACCGTGGCGGCGAACGGCCTCGACGATGGCTATATCCGGCTGGTGGTGACCCGTGGTTCGGGTGGCCTTGGCTTGAATCCCTACCTCTGCAAGCGAGCCAGCATGTTCATCATTGCCTCGACGATCAGCCTCTATCCGCAGGAGCACTACGACAACGGCTTGTCGGTGATCACCTGTGCGACCCGCCGTCCGGCGCCGGCTGCGCTGATGCCGCAGGTGAAGTCGCTGAACTACCTGAACAACATCATGGCCAAGGTGGAGGCGATCCAGGCGAACGCCCTCGAGGCCGTGATGCTCAATGAGCAGGGCTACGTGGCCGAGTGCACCGGCGACAACATTTTCATCCTGCGCGACGGCGTGCTCTACACCCCGCTGGTGAGCGATGGCGCACTCGACGGCGTGACCCGCCGCGTGATCCTGGAGCTGGCCGACCAGCTCGGGGTGCCGAAGGTCGAGAAGTCGCTGACCCGCTACGACCTCTATATCGCGGACGAGTTCTTCCTCACCGGCACGGCTGCCGAGGTGATTCCGGTGGTCGCGTACGACCGCCGTGTGATCGGCGGCGGCAAGCCCGGTGAGATCACCAAGCGCTTCATCGCCGCCTTCAAGGAACTGGCGGGCTCGACTGGCACGCCGATCGATTGA
- a CDS encoding 5-formyltetrahydrofolate cyclo-ligase — protein MQVTTPAKPALRRVLRANRPDLGSQMEQSTAIRSHLARWLADQPAKTIAAFVAIPGEPLLLPLLAELPDRRWVLPRITGETMTFHQVETSLPRLHPGPFGIPEPMPDSPVVPIEEIELFLCPGMAFTQSGKRLGRGKGYYDRALAVSHSESLRVGVCFREQVLPELPTDSHDLPMHFLTTPGGMIDCSERPA, from the coding sequence ATGCAAGTGACAACTCCCGCCAAGCCCGCCCTGCGCCGTGTCCTGCGCGCCAATCGCCCGGACTTGGGGTCTCAAATGGAGCAATCCACCGCCATCCGCAGTCACCTCGCCCGCTGGCTCGCCGACCAACCGGCCAAAACCATCGCCGCCTTCGTCGCCATCCCCGGCGAGCCCCTACTGCTGCCCCTGTTGGCCGAGTTGCCGGACCGCCGATGGGTCCTACCCCGTATCACCGGGGAAACCATGACCTTCCATCAGGTCGAAACCTCACTGCCGAGACTCCACCCCGGGCCCTTTGGTATCCCCGAGCCGATGCCCGACTCTCCGGTCGTCCCTATCGAGGAAATCGAACTCTTCCTCTGCCCCGGCATGGCCTTTACCCAGAGCGGCAAACGCCTCGGCCGCGGCAAAGGCTACTATGACCGGGCCCTGGCGGTCTCACATTCGGAATCACTGCGCGTCGGCGTCTGCTTCCGCGAGCAAGTCCTTCCGGAGTTGCCAACTGACTCGCATGACTTGCCGATGCATTTCCTGACGACTCCGGGCGGGATGATCGACTGCAGCGAACGCCCGGCATGA
- a CDS encoding enolase C-terminal domain-like protein has translation MVSSRRTFLKSSALCATGIASAQVPGIVVKLPVGVRVGQVEFAFEEFKYRMPYKFGGTAVDRVTLLNVTVEVVSPSGKVTKGFGSMPMGNVWSFPSKTIPYDETLQAMKALVPKIAAITRAFTESAHPIEINHQLEPEYLKAAADVSQELKLETPIPKLCTQVVASAFDAALHDAFGKSLGLNCYKTYTPELIGHDLSRYLGADFKGDSLQAHVTEKPRDWVWLFHSVGGLDAVVESELKERVNDGMPETLAEWIRRDGLQRIKIKLQGGNLEWDIERTVSIDRVARETRPDVEWAYCCDFNEACANVDYVLEFLAKVKERAPKGFESILYLEQPTRRDLKADSGNHMHKAAKLRPVVIDESLTDLEALLLAREMGYTGACLKACKGQSHAVLMAAAGRKYEMFLCVQDLTCPGASLVHSAGIASHFAGLSTIESNARQYVPAANAGWTERFPGLFDTRDGKLATAQLTGPGLGAVS, from the coding sequence ATGGTCTCCTCTCGTCGTACCTTTCTGAAGTCGTCGGCCCTCTGTGCGACAGGGATCGCGTCGGCGCAGGTGCCGGGCATCGTGGTCAAGCTGCCGGTGGGTGTCCGGGTGGGGCAGGTGGAGTTTGCCTTTGAGGAATTCAAATACCGCATGCCTTACAAGTTCGGTGGCACTGCGGTGGACCGGGTGACCTTGCTGAATGTGACGGTGGAAGTTGTTTCGCCCTCGGGCAAGGTGACCAAGGGCTTCGGGTCGATGCCGATGGGCAATGTTTGGTCGTTTCCCTCGAAGACGATTCCCTATGATGAAACACTTCAGGCGATGAAGGCGCTGGTGCCGAAGATCGCGGCGATCACGCGGGCGTTCACCGAATCCGCGCATCCGATCGAGATCAACCATCAGTTGGAGCCGGAGTATTTGAAGGCGGCGGCCGATGTTTCGCAGGAGCTGAAGCTGGAGACGCCAATTCCGAAGCTGTGCACGCAGGTGGTGGCGAGTGCCTTTGATGCGGCGCTGCATGACGCCTTCGGGAAATCGCTGGGGCTGAATTGCTACAAGACTTACACGCCGGAACTGATCGGGCATGACCTGTCGCGGTACCTCGGTGCAGATTTCAAGGGCGACTCGCTGCAGGCTCATGTGACCGAGAAGCCGCGCGACTGGGTGTGGCTGTTCCACTCGGTCGGCGGGCTGGATGCGGTGGTGGAGTCGGAACTGAAGGAGCGGGTGAATGATGGCATGCCGGAGACGCTCGCGGAGTGGATCCGCCGGGATGGCCTGCAGCGGATCAAGATCAAGCTGCAGGGCGGCAACCTGGAGTGGGACATCGAGCGGACGGTGTCGATTGATCGGGTGGCCCGGGAGACGCGGCCTGATGTCGAGTGGGCGTATTGCTGTGATTTCAACGAGGCCTGTGCGAATGTGGACTATGTGCTCGAGTTTCTGGCGAAGGTGAAGGAGCGCGCGCCGAAGGGATTCGAGAGCATCCTTTATCTAGAACAGCCGACGCGCCGCGACTTGAAGGCTGACTCGGGGAACCACATGCACAAGGCGGCGAAGTTGCGGCCGGTGGTGATCGATGAATCGCTTACGGATTTGGAGGCATTGTTGCTGGCGCGCGAGATGGGCTACACCGGTGCCTGTCTGAAGGCGTGCAAGGGGCAGTCCCATGCGGTGCTGATGGCGGCGGCGGGTCGCAAGTATGAGATGTTTCTCTGTGTGCAGGATCTGACGTGTCCGGGGGCTTCGCTGGTGCACTCGGCGGGGATTGCTTCCCATTTCGCGGGGCTTTCGACGATCGAGTCGAATGCCAGGCAGTATGTGCCGGCGGCGAATGCGGGGTGGACGGAGCGGTTCCCGGGGCTCTTCGATACGCGGGATGGCAAGCTGGCGACGGCGCAGCTCACCGGGCCGGGACTGGGAGCGGTTTCCTAG
- a CDS encoding beta-ketoacyl-[acyl-carrier-protein] synthase family protein has translation MAFRADQPPVSALRPVAITGAGILTPMGADLAENSAGFRAGRTAFRPVDLFDVSRQRVGTAGQVDLPNSAPGVSRKAWQRMDRGSRMAWLAAREALDAAGLSGGEMPVVIGTSAAAMPVGERYYLQAIEGKSKRGQLTRVETYQPQFQMMEMMRALGVRGPLRIVSNACASGANAIGHAFQMVSEGKAERVLAGGYDALCQLVFAGFDSLQALSPSGIPRPFDAARDGLALGEGAGFVVVESLEAAKARRANIFARVLSYAAATDIHHLTQPHPEGDAALTTMEKATRAAGLEPEQIDYINSHGTGTPLNDVAEARAISRWAGDAVSKIKVSSTKSAIGHLLGGAGSVESVICLLALRDQFLPASLNVREIDPVVEFDLVQQPREAVVNTVLTNSFGFGGANATLIFQKEVLS, from the coding sequence GTGGCATTCCGAGCCGATCAACCCCCAGTTTCCGCACTGCGTCCCGTCGCCATCACCGGTGCCGGGATCTTGACGCCGATGGGCGCGGATCTGGCGGAGAACTCGGCAGGCTTTCGCGCGGGGCGGACTGCATTCCGCCCGGTGGATCTGTTTGATGTCTCGCGGCAACGGGTGGGCACGGCCGGGCAGGTCGACCTGCCTAACAGTGCGCCCGGTGTTTCGCGGAAGGCGTGGCAGCGGATGGATCGCGGGAGCCGGATGGCTTGGCTTGCGGCTCGTGAGGCATTGGATGCGGCCGGTTTGTCGGGCGGCGAGATGCCGGTGGTGATCGGCACGTCCGCTGCGGCGATGCCGGTGGGCGAGCGGTACTATCTTCAGGCGATCGAGGGGAAATCGAAGCGGGGGCAGCTCACGCGGGTGGAGACCTATCAGCCGCAGTTCCAGATGATGGAGATGATGCGCGCGCTCGGAGTTCGCGGGCCGCTGCGCATTGTCTCGAATGCGTGTGCATCGGGGGCGAATGCGATCGGGCATGCGTTTCAGATGGTTTCCGAGGGCAAGGCGGAGCGGGTGCTGGCGGGTGGGTATGATGCGCTGTGCCAGCTGGTTTTCGCGGGTTTCGATTCGCTGCAGGCGCTTTCGCCGAGTGGTATCCCGCGGCCTTTTGATGCGGCGCGAGATGGTTTGGCGCTTGGTGAAGGCGCGGGCTTCGTCGTGGTCGAGTCGCTGGAAGCGGCGAAGGCACGGCGGGCTAACATTTTTGCACGGGTGCTTTCGTATGCCGCGGCGACCGACATTCACCATCTCACGCAGCCGCATCCTGAAGGCGATGCGGCGCTGACGACGATGGAGAAGGCGACGCGTGCCGCGGGGCTGGAGCCGGAGCAGATTGATTACATCAATTCCCACGGCACCGGCACGCCGCTCAATGATGTGGCTGAGGCGCGTGCGATCTCGCGCTGGGCGGGGGATGCGGTTTCCAAGATCAAGGTCTCGTCGACCAAGTCGGCGATCGGTCACTTGTTAGGCGGTGCTGGTTCGGTGGAGTCGGTGATTTGCCTGCTTGCGCTGCGTGACCAGTTTTTGCCTGCCAGCTTGAATGTCCGCGAGATTGATCCGGTGGTGGAATTCGACCTTGTTCAACAACCGCGGGAGGCGGTGGTGAATACCGTGCTCACGAATTCCTTCGGCTTCGGCGGTGCGAATGCCACGCTGATCTTCCAAAAGGAGGTGCTGTCGTGA